The Phormidium yuhuli AB48 DNA window TAAGCCCCCAGGCCGGACAATGGTGTAGGTCAGACCACTTTTACGTAATGCCTCTTCTGCTTGTTTTTTCCAGTACAAGACGAGCCAAAACAGGTTTAGGGGATGGAAAATTTCTGAGGTACAGAGGGAACTGACGAGAACAAACTGCTCAATATTGGCGCTTTGGGCAGCCTGAATTAGGTTTTGTGTGCCTTGGTAGTCGACCTTGTAAGGACCGGTGGGATCGAGGCTAGGACGTGCGCCGGTGGCACAGAGAAGGGTTGTACAATCCCCGAGGGCTTCTGTCAGGGATGAGGCATCTAGGACATCTCCCGCCACCAGTTCAGCTGGGTGGGGCAGTATCTCCCGAGCGCGATCAAGGTTGCGGACGAAGGCTCGCACGGGGATATCTCGTTGAACTAGCTCTTGGACGATATGACGTCCTGTTTCTCCGGTGGCTCCAGCGACAAATGCTTTCACGGTTTCTTAGTACAATTGAAAGGTCAGAAACAGCAGTACTGTTGCCATCTTAGCGAATTTCGTCAAAGTTCCGAGATATTACTCATTGCAGATACAGATGAACAGGCTAAGCTAGGGGGTGAGGACTGGTGAATTGTTCTTTAGGAGCAGTCTCGCCGAACAGTAAAGGACTTTTGAACGATGCAGTCGTCTGCTAACTCCCACTTCACGAACGCTCAAGATACCTCGCTTTGTCCAGGGGATGCACCAGCCAATCGTCAAACTGGCGATCGCCTCTACTGGTTTTATACTCAGTTTGAGGGGGTGATGGAGATGTATGCTGAGGCCGATGCCGTCAGTAACTATCTCGATGTTCATCAGGAGTGGTTCCGCCGCTGTGCGGCTCCGATGCAGGTGACCCCTTTGGGGGTCAATGGTTATGATTTGACGATTGGTAAGTTTGGGGCGTTAGGCTACTATGTGGAGCCAAAAATTGGCTTGGAGTTAGTTCCTCAGCGCGATCGGATCTATCGTATTGAAACGATTCCCATTCCTAACTACACTCCCCCTGGCTATGATGTGGAGTTTCGGGCGACACAGGTTTTAGAACCCTTGGC harbors:
- a CDS encoding SDR family oxidoreductase, with product MKAFVAGATGETGRHIVQELVQRDIPVRAFVRNLDRAREILPHPAELVAGDVLDASSLTEALGDCTTLLCATGARPSLDPTGPYKVDYQGTQNLIQAAQSANIEQFVLVSSLCTSEIFHPLNLFWLVLYWKKQAEEALRKSGLTYTIVRPGGLKNEDTPAPIIMRSADSLSEGNIPRQKVARVCVEALFSPDARNKILEIVTNKDAPPCDIAQLFAGVA
- a CDS encoding DUF1997 domain-containing protein gives rise to the protein MQSSANSHFTNAQDTSLCPGDAPANRQTGDRLYWFYTQFEGVMEMYAEADAVSNYLDVHQEWFRRCAAPMQVTPLGVNGYDLTIGKFGALGYYVEPKIGLELVPQRDRIYRIETIPIPNYTPPGYDVEFRATQVLEPLALEELEHPGYPITRVSWELDLNVGVVFPKFIRSLSPNLIQRTGDRLIKQIVKQVSRRLTCKVQEDFHDQLGCEALNQYHHLRKTRTSFACFPKASQES